One Falsihalocynthiibacter arcticus DNA segment encodes these proteins:
- a CDS encoding translocation/assembly module TamB domain-containing protein, protein MGISQADALIAGVGNIYLDAARDSEGSTLRAFKITTPELSLDAHADVDADDGTFVYEAKLRDLALILPQYPGGVTLEGTANLSADGVVLDTSMTGPLATTAKVSGLVTGPNANMSIQAHLGNLGAIVAALPGSVDLDGTLKKQGADWHVSTNVNGSMGISAKAEGLVLEDQSLDMKVSGNAPLGLAGPFITPRTLSGTAQFDLAIKGVPSLNAVSGQVTISNSEVVAPNFQLALKDLGAQVTLNNSSVNIDAKANVSSGGSLTVQGGMSLVGGYEANLALALQAIQLSDPALYSTSVNGNVAVNGPLLGGALISGLIDIGVTEITVPAGSIASVTSIPQMDHIGASAAVRATLERAGLDKKPEKTGASGNSGGPVYPLDVTISAPRQIFIRGRGIDAELGGKIRLTGTTANIVSVGAFELQRGRINILERRFALTDGEILLEGSLDPRLNLRATTTIPDGEASIVVGGFLSEPEITFESSPEAPEDQVLALIFFGVPFDEMTAFQSLQLASAVATLTGRGGTGVIGRLRENLPVDDFELDSNSDGVATVSVGKHLSENVYSNVEVSAQGDTEISLNFDLTKKLTAKGTTGNDGNSSIGIFFNTDY, encoded by the coding sequence GTGGGCATTTCCCAAGCAGACGCCTTGATTGCCGGCGTCGGGAATATCTATCTCGATGCAGCGCGCGACAGCGAAGGCTCGACCCTACGCGCCTTTAAAATCACAACACCGGAACTTTCACTGGACGCGCATGCAGACGTCGACGCAGATGACGGCACGTTTGTTTACGAAGCCAAGTTACGTGACTTGGCACTGATTTTGCCACAATATCCAGGGGGCGTGACCCTTGAAGGGACAGCCAACCTAAGCGCCGACGGCGTTGTTCTGGACACGTCAATGACCGGGCCACTGGCCACCACGGCCAAAGTTTCTGGGCTTGTCACAGGCCCGAATGCGAACATGTCCATTCAGGCGCATTTAGGTAATCTTGGCGCAATTGTTGCGGCTTTGCCCGGGAGTGTGGATCTCGACGGGACACTCAAAAAACAAGGTGCGGATTGGCATGTGTCGACGAATGTGAATGGTTCGATGGGGATTTCCGCGAAGGCCGAAGGATTGGTTTTGGAGGACCAAAGTTTGGATATGAAGGTGTCAGGAAACGCACCACTTGGCCTTGCTGGCCCCTTTATTACTCCGCGCACCCTGTCGGGGACCGCGCAATTTGATTTGGCGATAAAGGGCGTTCCAAGTCTGAATGCCGTTTCGGGACAGGTTACCATCTCGAACTCCGAGGTTGTGGCACCGAATTTCCAACTTGCGCTCAAAGACCTTGGCGCCCAAGTCACCCTCAACAATTCCAGCGTAAACATTGATGCCAAGGCGAATGTGTCCTCAGGCGGGTCTTTGACGGTGCAGGGGGGGATGTCGTTGGTTGGTGGATATGAGGCGAATTTGGCGCTGGCGCTTCAGGCGATTCAGTTGTCCGACCCCGCCCTGTATTCCACGTCGGTAAACGGGAACGTGGCGGTAAACGGACCGTTGCTTGGGGGGGCGCTTATCTCGGGATTGATCGACATTGGCGTCACGGAAATCACCGTACCCGCAGGCAGCATTGCATCGGTCACCAGCATTCCACAAATGGATCATATTGGAGCCTCCGCTGCCGTTCGAGCTACCCTTGAACGGGCTGGCCTCGACAAAAAGCCCGAGAAAACCGGAGCCTCTGGGAATTCGGGCGGGCCCGTGTATCCGCTGGATGTGACAATCTCTGCGCCAAGACAAATCTTTATTCGCGGGCGCGGGATCGACGCGGAACTTGGTGGAAAAATAAGACTGACGGGCACCACAGCCAATATTGTTTCGGTCGGTGCCTTTGAACTTCAACGCGGGCGCATTAACATTCTGGAGAGGCGCTTTGCCCTGACGGATGGTGAAATTCTCCTTGAAGGGAGCCTCGACCCGCGTCTGAATTTGCGCGCAACGACGACCATTCCCGACGGGGAAGCAAGTATTGTTGTGGGTGGATTCTTGTCCGAGCCAGAAATCACTTTTGAGTCCTCGCCAGAAGCACCCGAAGACCAAGTTCTTGCGCTAATCTTCTTTGGGGTTCCTTTTGATGAAATGACGGCGTTCCAATCGCTCCAACTTGCCTCTGCGGTTGCGACCTTGACGGGGCGTGGCGGCACGGGTGTTATCGGACGTCTGCGTGAAAATCTTCCCGTTGATGATTTTGAGCTTGATTCAAATTCGGACGGCGTCGCGACTGTAAGCGTGGGAAAACATCTCAGTGAGAACGTCTATTCCAACGTCGAAGTCAGTGCCCAAGGGGATACGGAAATATCGCTTAACTTTGATTTAACCAAGAAGTTGACGGCCAAAGGAACCACCGGCAATGACGGAAATTCCTCCATTGGGATCTTTTTCAATACTGACTACTGA
- a CDS encoding TerC family protein: MIDLLLSPQAWAALLALVTLEIVLGIDNLIFISVVSSRLPEKQQRHAQKIGISLALILRLALLSVISVVVGLTAPVFDLGITGPLDSHGTPAFETAFSWRDIILISGGVFLVWKATTEIQHKVQPDPANTMFKSKEVASFASVVTQIIILDAVFSIDSILTAIGMTSELPIMVVAVVIAVGVMFLAAGPVSSFVNANPTVVMLALAFLLMIGMVLIADGFGHHLPKGYIYAAMAFAAFVEMLNLLARKRKHAHAQ; the protein is encoded by the coding sequence ATGATCGATCTACTCCTTTCACCCCAAGCTTGGGCTGCCCTTTTGGCGCTTGTGACACTTGAGATCGTGCTTGGTATCGATAACCTCATCTTCATTTCAGTGGTCTCAAGCAGGCTTCCAGAGAAGCAACAGCGCCATGCCCAAAAGATCGGCATCTCCCTCGCGCTTATCCTGCGACTTGCGTTGCTTTCCGTTATTTCCGTGGTCGTTGGCCTCACCGCCCCTGTGTTTGACTTGGGAATTACAGGACCACTCGACAGCCACGGAACCCCCGCGTTCGAAACCGCTTTTTCTTGGCGCGATATCATTCTTATTTCTGGCGGCGTCTTTCTTGTATGGAAAGCGACCACCGAAATTCAGCACAAAGTTCAACCCGACCCCGCCAATACAATGTTCAAATCCAAAGAGGTCGCGAGTTTTGCTTCGGTCGTCACCCAGATCATCATTCTGGATGCGGTTTTCTCAATCGACAGTATTTTGACGGCCATTGGGATGACCTCGGAATTGCCAATTATGGTGGTTGCGGTGGTTATCGCCGTGGGCGTTATGTTCCTCGCGGCGGGGCCGGTGTCGTCCTTTGTGAACGCCAACCCCACCGTGGTGATGTTGGCCCTCGCCTTCCTTCTGATGATCGGCATGGTCCTTATCGCGGACGGCTTCGGCCACCACCTGCCAAAAGGGTATATTTACGCCGCGATGGCCTTTGCGGCCTTCGTCGAAATGCTCAACCTATTGGCGCGAAAACGAAAACACGCGCATGCTCAGTAG